Within the Actinomycetes bacterium genome, the region CAGGCGGGCGTTGCGGCGCGCGTCACCCCGCGACAAGCCGTTACGCTTGGACATGGACATCCTCCTATGTGGTTGGGACACCAAGCCCGCTCACCACATCAGGGGGATGTCCCTTCCTTCAACCACTCCAGGAGTTACTAGCGGGCCCCGGCGCAGCAATGCGCCGCCGCTACCCGGCGGACCTCAGACTCTTTCGCGATGGGGCTCCCCCTGGCGGCGTTGGCCGTCGAGGGAGGAGGACGGGGTGGACAGGCTCATCGAACGCTGCGCCGGGCTGGATGTGCACAAGGCGTCGGTCACCGCGTGCGTGCGGGTGCCGGCGGAGCGACCTGGGGAGCGGCGCAGCGAGACCCGCACGTTTCGGACCACGACCGCGGGGCTGGTGTTGCTGGGTGACTGGCTGGCGAGCCACCGGGTCAGCGTGGTCGGGATGGAGTCGACCGGGGTGTTTTGGAAGCCGCTTGCCCTGGAGGTCCGCCTGGACGCCGTGGCCGCGGTCATCCTCGACGGGCTGTCGTACCGGCGTGCCGGCCGGGCGGTCGGCATCTCCACGACCGGGGTCGGCGACAGCATGGACCTGTTGCTCGGCCCCGTGGCAGCGTTGGGGCTCTGCCAGCCCGACGGCACCTTCGTCACCACCCTCGATGACCTGCGCGAGCTGCTCGCGGAGATGGCCGAGGTCGGCGAGGCGGTGTGTGTGGACGGGCCGGCGAGGCGGGACCAGGTGGGCCAGGCGGGTGGCCAGCCAGAAGGTGCTGTACGACGCCAAGCGGCATGCCCACACCGCCCAGGGGCTGTCGGTGAGCACGATCTGGGGCGACCTGCTGTGGGTGGACGGCGGCGTACTGGCCGGGCAGCTGCCACGAGCACGAGCTCATCAAGCTGGCAGGGCTGGACCAGGTGCTGGACGGCGTCGAGGTCGCCAGCGTGCTGGACCGGGGTTCCGCGGGCTGGCCAGGGCGCGCGACCACTGGCATGCGCCGGTCGGGGACCGGCGGACCAAGGACCGCCTCACCGAGGGGCAGCGGACCTACAACCGCGTGCAGGCGGGGCTGCGGGCGCTGGTGGAGCAGTCGATCGCGCAGCTGGCCAACGCCTGGGCACTGCGCCGCTGGCGCGGGCTGCTGTACCGCGTCCGGGATGTCTTCCGGGCCGCTGGCGCGCTGATCTGTCTCCGCCGCTGGCTCCACCGGGTCTCCGCATGACCGGGGCATCACGGACACCCTCAATCAGGACAACTTCACGTTCATCCACTTGGCCATGCTCGCGCTGGTGGCCTCGGTCCGTGGCGAGGAGGACCTCTGCCGCGACGAGGCCGAACTGGCCTCGGCGGCTCGATCGAACGCGACGTCCGCCCGCCACCATGGGCGCGAACCTCGCCTCGCCCACCTTGACTCGGGCTCGGTCGCCGCCGAGGCGCTCGAGCGCCTTGAGCTCCTGCTCCGGTCAGGCGTGAGCTTCAGCGTTCGTCAGGTCTGCCTCCCTGAGCTGGTGGAGGCCGCGGGTCGGGTCGAGGGTCCCGATCGACACCTACCGTTCGCCCCTACCAGCGCCGGCGGTTAGCCAGTACGACTGGTTCCAGCAGATGGGCGAAGGTCTCGCCCCAAGGTCGGAGCACGGTCAGGAGACGCGGCCATGGCGACAACGACCCAGCACAAGCAAGCAGGCGTCGGCAGGGGAGGCGAGGGTGTGACCCGCACAGCCCCCGGGGACGACGGCCAGCCGATGGCGGCTCGTCTCACCACCGAGCAAGTCTGGCACCAGCTGGCCAAGGCGTCGTTTGCGGTCCTCAGCCACATCACGCCGGCGGGGGAGCCCCGATCCAGCGGCGTGGTCTACACCACCGTCGGACGGCGGCTGTATGTGGCGACCGCCCCCGACAGCTGGAAGGCCAGGCACATCGCGGCCAGCCGGCGGGTCGCCGTGACCGTGCCGGTGCGCCGGGGCGGGCTCCTGTCGTTGGTGGCGCCGATCCCGCCCGCAACCGTCAGCTTCCACGCCACGGCGATCGTCCACCCGGCCGGCTCACCGGCGGCCCGGTCGCTGTCGAAGGAGCTGGCGTCGCTGCTGCCGGCCGAGCGGCGGGCCTCCAGCTGCATCATCGAGGTCATCCCCGAGGGCGCGTTCCTGACCTACGGCCTGGGCGTCTCCCTGTCGAAGATGCGCACCCCGGCCGCGGCTCACGCACGCGTGCCAGTGACGCAAGAAGGGGTGGATAGGTGACGAACGACGAACGAAGAACGACAAAGGAGCGTGGATGTCATGGCCAAGCCACGCCGCCTGGACCGGCTGACCGCCCCGGACCTCCTCATGCTGTGGGCGGACGATCTCGGCTGGTCCCAGGACATCGGCGCGCTCGCCATCCTGGACGGCACCCGGCTGCTGGACCGTGATGGTCGCGTCCGGATCCAGGCCATCCGCCGGCAGCTGGAGCCGAGGCTGGCCCTGGTCCCGCGCTTCCGGCAGCTGCTGTACCGACCCCGGCGGGGGCTGGGCTGGCCCCTGTGGGTCGACGCGGCATCCTTCGACCTCGCCGACCACCTCCGGGTCTACCCGCTGGCCGCTCCCGGCGACCAGGCCCAGCTGCTGGCGGCCTGTGCGCAGCTGTCTCGGCGACGCCTGGATCGGTCCCGGCCGCTGTGGGAGGCGTGGTTGCTGCCCGGCCTGCCAGCACACCAGGTGGGTCTGTTCCTGCGCGCCCATCACACCCTGGCCGACGGCGTGGCGGGCGTGGCGGCCTTCGGGGCGCTGCTGGACCTGGCCGCCGATGCGCCCACCCCGGTCGCGCCGCCGTGGACGCCGACCCCGATCCCGACCGCGGGCGAGCTGCTGCGCGACAACCTGCGCCGGCGCCTGCGGGGGCTGGGTCGCGGGCTGTCGCGCCTCGCCCATCCGAGCAGGACGCTGCGCCGGGCGCGGCGCGCCTGGTCGGCGTGGCGGGAGGCCTTCGCCGAGCGTGCCCCCCGCACCAGCCTCAACCGCCCGATCGGCGCCGACCGCCGGCTGGCGGTCATCCGCAGCCGCCTGGAGGTTGCCAAGCAGGTCGCCCACGCCCACCACGCCACGGTCAACGACGTGGTCCTGGCCGCCGTCGCCGGCGGCCTGCGCCAGCTCCTGGCAGGCCGTGGCGAGGACGTCCAGGGGCTGGTGCTGCGCGTGATGGTGCCCATCTCGCTCCATCGGGAACAGCCGGGGCAGGCACGCGGCAACCAGGACGCGATGATGCTGGTGCCGCTGCCGCTGGGGGAGCCCGACCCGGTCCGCCGGCTCGACCTGATCGCCGCCGAGACCGCCGCCCGCAAGCAGCAGGCCCGCCCGCAGGTGGGCAGCGGGATCTTCCGGTTCGTCGCCGTCCAGCGCGCGTGGTACCGGTTCCTGGCCCACCAGCGGTCGGTGAACCTCTTCGTCACCAACGTCCCGGGGCCGCCGGTGCCGCTGTATCTTGCCGGAGCGCGGCTGCTGGAACTGTTCCCCGTGGTGTCGCTCATGGGGAACCTCACGCTCGCCGTCGCCGTTTTTTCTTACGCCGGGCAGCTCAGCCTCACCGCGGTCGCCGACCGGGACGGCTGCCCCGATGTGGAGGTGTTCGCCCAGGGCGTTCGCAGCGCCCTTGACGGCCTCGCGCGGTCGATGCTTGTGGCTGCCTCTTGAGGAGGCGTACGGAGCATCGCGGACACCCTCAATGAGCTGACCCGGGTGGTGATCGGCACGGCCCAGCGAGAGGGCCGCTTTCGAGCCCGGGCGGTGCGGATCGATTCGACCGTGATCGGGGCCGACATCCGGTACCCGAGCGACGCGAGGCTGGCCTTGCAGGACGCACGGATGCTGGCCCGCGAGGGCCGCAGGCTGG harbors:
- a CDS encoding wax ester/triacylglycerol synthase family O-acyltransferase, producing the protein MAKPRRLDRLTAPDLLMLWADDLGWSQDIGALAILDGTRLLDRDGRVRIQAIRRQLEPRLALVPRFRQLLYRPRRGLGWPLWVDAASFDLADHLRVYPLAAPGDQAQLLAACAQLSRRRLDRSRPLWEAWLLPGLPAHQVGLFLRAHHTLADGVAGVAAFGALLDLAADAPTPVAPPWTPTPIPTAGELLRDNLRRRLRGLGRGLSRLAHPSRTLRRARRAWSAWREAFAERAPRTSLNRPIGADRRLAVIRSRLEVAKQVAHAHHATVNDVVLAAVAGGLRQLLAGRGEDVQGLVLRVMVPISLHREQPGQARGNQDAMMLVPLPLGEPDPVRRLDLIAAETAARKQQARPQVGSGIFRFVAVQRAWYRFLAHQRSVNLFVTNVPGPPVPLYLAGARLLELFPVVSLMGNLTLAVAVFSYAGQLSLTAVADRDGCPDVEVFAQGVRSALDGLARSMLVAAS
- a CDS encoding pyridoxamine 5'-phosphate oxidase family protein, which codes for MTRTAPGDDGQPMAARLTTEQVWHQLAKASFAVLSHITPAGEPRSSGVVYTTVGRRLYVATAPDSWKARHIAASRRVAVTVPVRRGGLLSLVAPIPPATVSFHATAIVHPAGSPAARSLSKELASLLPAERRASSCIIEVIPEGAFLTYGLGVSLSKMRTPAAAHARVPVTQEGVDR